GCGTTAGCATTTCCTTCCAGGATGCACGTTGGCAAATCGTTTAGCACGGGCTGCTACAACAAAGTACCATAGTTTAGGTGGCTGAAACAACAGACATTTTGTTCTCAAAGTTTTGGAgcctgagaagtccaagatcaaggtgtgggtAGTTGGGTTCTTGGCTTATAGACAACTGCCTTTGTTCAGACGAATGCTCAATCCGTAACAGCGAGGAATCTCTGTAATATGAGTAGTTCCTGTGACTGTATCAACAACAGAAATCACAACTATTTCGATATCTGTTAACGTTTTGCAGGTATCTACCACTCATCACTATTCTGAATTTATGCCGGATGTGAGGCCTACTGCTAGATGATGTTACTGAACGCGTAAAGAAGCACGTATATTACTACATCACAGTGTTTACAGCTCTTTTGGTAAGTGTATGGACATATAATTGCTTGCATTCGTGATCCCaggttctttattattttctgcatTTACATAATTCCAAGAAAGGGTCTGTAGACTTCCTCAAGTTGCGCTGGCACAAAAAGAGTTAAGAACCTAGCCTCTCACCCCACCCTGACTCCCCTCCCACTTCCTCATAACCAGACACTGGGGTGGGAGGAAATGGGACTCtgattcactttcttttttctttcttttctttcttttttttttttttttttttgcatttaaaaaattgagttaaaACTCACGTAACACAAAGTTAACCAATTTAAAGTGAACGATCCAgttggcatttagtacattcacgaTGTTGTGTAATCACCACTTCTAACTAGTTCCCAAagattttcatcaccctaaactGAACCCTGGTGCCTATTAAGTAGTCACTCTTTTCCTCCGTCCCCATTTCCTTGGCAACCTAcaatctccttcctctctctatggatttgcctattttggatgTTTCACAGAAGGGATTCATACCATATATGGTCTTTCATATCTGGCTTCTTTACTTAGCGTGTTTTCAAGGTTTTTCCATATGGAAGCATGcgtcagtgcttcattcctttttatggctgaataatattctatcacGTGGATGGACTGCTTTTCGTTTATCCATTCAtgcattgatggacatttgaatcattcccaccttttggctattggaatagtactgctgtgaacaagAGTAAAACTGAGTACGTGCTTTCGATTCTTTGGGGTGTATAcctaggagcagaattgctgggtcatatggtaatccAGTGTTTAACTGTTTGAAGAATGTGATtaacttttaaatcttttgttgaATCTATTCATTAAAGTGAGATTTGGTCCTTGTAGTGTCTGTGAATCCCAGTTGTCCATCTCCTCTTTACCAAGTCAGACAACTGAGTCCTGGCTATAAATTGCACAGTATAAACCTAGAACTCAACTATTTTTCTCCTGGTATTTTCATTTGCCCCGTGTTGGGCCTTTGTGTGAAAGGATGATATCCTCTTCTCGCTTTGGTGGAATGTCTATGGAATTCTTTCCCAGGGAAGGCTCCTTTGAGGGCAGGCGTCGGAGGGAGTTAGGGAAGTGGGTTGAGATGCTGGTAAGGGCTTGCTCCTTCACTGGCCTTGGTATGTGCCAGTCAATTCTGATGCACAAGTAAGCTGATCACTACAGGCGTCCCTCAGACAGGAAACAACAACCTGcagaggggaagagaagagaactgGTGCATGCACCCAGCACAGTTCCTAGGAAAAGGTGGTGACCACCCCAGGTCAGCAGCTCCAAGGGCAACTAGGCTCAGACTGAAACTCAGCAGAGGGTAAAGAGGCTGAACCGTCCTGTGAACGCACTCAGACCTTTCCACGCTTGGGCACACAAGTGGGAATGATCAGAgagggcattctaggcagaggaagagacagaTGAGCCAATGGACCCATTCCCGGGTTCTAGGAAAAGCCAGGGGGCATTAGGGACACCGAGGGAATGAGAATGAAAGGGGCAGGACCGGTTTCATAACTTGGGGAcacagtgcaaaatgaaaacacagggcCCTTTGTTCAAAACTatgaagaatttcaagatggcggCAGCAGAGCATTAAGGCAAGCACAGGGCCTCTGTGAGGGTGGCGCCTTATGCGATGACACAGGTTGTCCGCCCCATGAAACCAGCCTCAGGGAGGGGCAATCAGCAGGGTCCACCAAGAAGGCTGATTTGGGCCCATGTGAGGTGTCACCCTAAATCTGGGCCAGTTGTCCATTGCTCACCTGTGCTTCATTTTCCTTCCCATAAAGCCGTTGACCACCTTCTGCTGATGATCTGGGAACTACCGTCTTATAAAAAAGCTTTGACTTCCACAGAAGGCGCACATTAAAACATGTGAACACTTATTACTTGCTGATGATAACTCTGCTTCATAATGGAATAAAAAGTTCACCATTTTTAACCCAGAAGGGCGTTGGGAGTACATAATGCCTCCCCTTTCAATATGTTATTTGACCTACTAATGCTTTTCATCACTGTAATATGAATGACTGCTGGGAAAAGTATTAGATTAGTGAAAAGCTGTGGGAAACTACCAACGATCAAGATTAAACAATCCCTTTTATTGTGAGTGTGTTGGTCTATGTAGGAGGCAAAGAGAGCAGATTTGGTTTCTGTCCTGAAATCATGTGAAAATTGGAGCATGCAAATCTTTCATTTATATGATCTATTACTATGAGAGCTCTGCTTAAGTTTTAATGATGGAAACCGTGGATGGTTTATTGAGACGGAATGTAATGTCACCCTTAACTGGCCTACAGAACACAATCTAAAGGCCTTAGTGTAGGCTTCTAGAAAAGTACACTGTTTAAAATGAGGCAGCTTCTGAGGCAACCAGGCTGAGTTCAAGCCCTGCCTCAGGCTTCCACTGTGTGGTTTTGGGTAAGTTATGTCATATCTCCAGGAttcccccatctgtaaaatggggaaccTCATAGTGCCTCTGTCACAGATGTGTGCAAGGATTTGGGGTGATTACCCATGGAAAGCTCCCCCCAGTATATGGTAAGCCCTCAAAAGATGTTTGCTATTATTATGGTCATGATGGCTACTGCTGTtggttttgttgtgtttgttcttgttgttattattgttattatataatctcgcccctgcctgcctctcaacGTCTATTTCCTGTCAGTTTCTCTCATTCTATGGAAGCCCCAGCAAAACGAAGCTACTCCCCGCCCCCTGTGTGCACTCGAAGATTCTCTGCTTTCTTATCGTTGCTTTGCTGTGCGGAGGCTGAGCAACCACTTGGAGGGGATGTTGTAGAGGCGAATTCAAGCTGCAGAAGGGAACTGGGTTGCATGAGATCCCTGTAAAGTTCCTTCTGGCTCTAAGATTCCGTCAAATCAACAAGGTGGATGGGAGAGTTCGCAACACAGTGTCCGACATTCTCGAGAGTGTTCTTGActctcctctgctctcctggTCCTGTCCCCTCCTTTGGAGCACACAAGCTGGGGGAGCCTTTTGCTCTGTTGTACAACACACAACAGGCACAACGTGGAGCTACCAAGGCTGGGATCCTGGAAAAAGACTACAGTAAGGAAGAGATGGGCCTCCCTGGGACGACTAGGTAGCTCGACCTGGGTAGACACATCTCGAGCAAGCTGctcaatttctctgagcctcagtttcttcagcagtaaaatggggatacaaGAACCCACTGCATAGAGTGAGAATTGAATCAGATGCTGGACACAAAGGGCTTTAACAGAGGGTCGACATACAGCTAGTCCATTAAATATCATCTCCCTGTCACCAGGGGGACTCGGGCTGTATCTTCAAGGGGACTGAGATGAACAGATGGAGCTTGCGGGGTCACAGGGGACAGTGGGTTGAGGCCCTGCCACACAGACAAAGGGACCTGGGCCTGAGAAAGCAAAGAGTTGGGAGCCTTGCTTTGTCCtcattcctcctcctctgctctggtCAGTGCTCTGAACAAAATGTAATAGGTTAAAAATAATAGGACTATTTGTTATGAACTCAGACTTCAAGGGCTGCTTCCCCAGTTTTGGAAAGAGCTGCACATCTGTCCCCGGCCCACCCTGGAAAGCAACATAAAACACCGTGTGCCCCGACACGGCTTCCCGGTTCCACCGGGCCCAGGCTTGGAGAGGGCCAccttccagggcagggtctcTTGGCACAATTTACACAGGGCCTGTGGGCCCCGAGACGaggaaggcagggctggtgcCAGGAGGGCTGTCTGCTCAGTTTTCACTGGAgagccctgagccctgagccccGAGCACACACTGCTGTTCTTTTGTGCCTCCAAGCCTCTGTCTTTTCAATTGAAATCGAGAACTCCTGCGTCCAACGGTCGCTGTGCCCAGCCGGTGCTCTCCCATTTATAAAAGGGAGTTTCCAGGAGGCAGGAATGGCCTGAAACATCAATACCGAGAGGATGGAAGAGGAGAAAGCACTGTAGCTAGAGTCACAGGTGCAGAGTAGGGCAGAGCCAGGTTCTAGGACCTTCCACACTGACGCAAGTCAGCCTGAGGCCATGCCTTAACTGTTTACTGAACAACTACTATGCACCAGGCGTTGTGGGAAACAAAGCAGCCCGCCTCACACTCTTCGTGGTGAGTCTCAGGCACAGACTCCGGGCCGAGGGTGAAGACTTTTGTGTGCCCCTTAGCATCAATAATACAGACTGGCTACTggctctctaagcctcagttcccCCATCTGTAAACCCCTCCTCAATGAAAGGCCGTGGGTATGAAAGGCACAAACAAACGAAAGCCCTCATGACAATGCCTGACTCTTACAAGGCCTCAGCCACAagagttcctttttatttgctgAAAAACTAGCAAAAGATCTCATGAAAATCTCAGTACACTGGGACTTTAGAAGAGAAATAACGAATATGGAAACATCTAAAGTTTGCAATGAATTCCAAATactacacatttattattttttttcctcaaccTTCGGTcctaagtaaaaataataatacaaagcaAAACAGTTAAGAACTCTGTCACACACTGTCCGAAGTGTTTCGGCCTCCCAACCCTGTGAGGTCAGGACGGAATGGTCCCatgtcacagatgagaaaactccgcacagaaaaatgaatgaacaggccagggtcacacagcttgggGGACTGTTCCTTGAGTTTTGCATTGGCTTCCATCTGCCTCCCCCCGGCCCGTTCCATTCTCTCTAGATCCCTGGCAAGTCGGCAAAGCCAAGCCCAATGTGTAGCCCCTCTggcctctctgtcccttcctctccatcCGTATCTAAACACAGCAGAAGGGAGGCTGCTGGTTACCAAACTGGAAAAAGCTCCTGGCATTTACAGATTTCCGCTCCTCCACGGCCTTTGGAGACCACGTTCCCCGGGGCCTAACCCTTTTGGAGGAAGAGGCCTGGGAAAGGAGCGCGGAGCAAGTAGTGGTGTTCCTTTGTCAGCGGGAGACTCGGGGAGCAAAGAAGTGATTTTTGACATCGACTCCGGCAGGGTCAGGGGGAGGTGTAACCAGAGGGGTGACATCCTGTGCCTGCACAAGAAAGGTCCAGTGCCCCCATCCCCTGAGCAGAGCAGTGGGTCAGCCACCCAGCCGAGCAGGAACTGGGGAAGCAGACGGTCTCCGgcccctgcccactctccccctctccctccccaccaataAGGAAGTCCAGTGAATGAAGaaatggggaagtcctagctgcGCCTGCAGTGGCTTTTAAGGGTCTCTGTAACAACTGACTTGAATCCCCAGTGAGACAAAAGACTCCCATAATCATGATTAGCAAGAGGTTTCTGGAAACGTTTTCTCAGGATGCAGGGTGCGGGGAGTACTGTGCACACCGCTTTACCTCAACTCCATCACAACCTGGCTCTTTTTCCTCTCACATGCCAGTGTGCAGACCCCCACTTCCCCTCTCCCCGCCCTGGCCCCCCGCATGGTATTTGTAACTAATTTCAGCAGCAagcttggggggagggggtcacGGTACTCACAGAATCAGGTGCCATTTTGAAAACTGTTCCTCTCTACCTAAATCTCCCATATTTCCGGATGTAACTCAGAAACGCACTTCAAAATGGAATCGTGCTGAAAAGACTCCTTTCAAAACAGAGTTCAATTTTTGCATTTCATCTTCGGACTTTAGAGATCATGGGATTGCAGTCTTTGGCCTTCGACACGGGCCTCCTCGGCAATCGCTTTTATAATTTGGGAAAATAAGGAAGAGGAAAGTAAAAGAACTTCCTCCTTGTCAGGCAGCAAGTCAATAGCAGGGCTTGAACTTGACTTATTTTTCTAAGGGGGAGGTGATGTACTCTGTAAAGTCCGGATAAATTAACCGCCAACCAGCAAATATTACGGTTATTTAATTTGAGTGCTCACAGAAATTATAGCTATGAAAAGGATAGGCATGTTTCAGTGAGAAAACTTCTTTTCTTTAAGCCCTTAAGGGTGCTTCACCTCCCACCCAAGTCTAGGAGAATGCGAGCGAGGAGACAAAGAGGGCCGGGGTGGGGCGAAGGCCCTCCACTGGCCTAAAAAATGAGTCATGAGGACTCGCACCCCTGCAGTGGGCGAGGCCAGCGGGCCGACACCGCACCCTGGCTTGGGATTCCGCATCGGACAAAGCCAGCTTCGCAGTAGAGAAATGCCTGTTCCCCCTAGGTACCACCCAGACCCTTGGTTATCACACTCCGATCCCCAAGAGCAGGTTTGCGCGGCTGCTGCCAAAATCCATTATGAGAGGACAGAAAAGGGGGGGAAGGCGTTATGAAGAAAGCGTTGCAGGGTGCGCTTCTGCTCGTCTTATTCTTCGCCATCGTCGCTGTTAGGTGCGTGGGTGGACgcggggtggggtgtggggtggagcCCCCCCGCCGCCAGGCCGGCCGGGCGCCGTTCTGGAGACGCGGCGCGAAGGGGTTAAGCGGGCGGGCGGGTGACGTCACCTCATTTACATAGAAGCGCGCATATAGCGGCGCCCGCCGCGCCCCGCCCGGCACTCGGCGGCGGCCACTGCGTAGACCGGATTCAGCTCGCTCGCTCCTCGTTCCGGTGAGCCCCGGggccccttcctcctgctctcctccgttcccctttccctccccgcGCTCGGCCTCTGGCCTCCCCCAACCCTGAAGCCGAGCGCGACTGGTCCTCCCGGGAAAGGCTGCCCTGGGGACCTTGGGGATGCCAAACCCTTCTAGAAGCAGGGTAACGGGGTCGGTAACTcggtggtttttgtttgttttaattaaaagaattGGCGTTTTGCTGTGCAGCTTCGAAaggaacattttttctttcttttcttccccgccaaaggcatttttcattGCCTCTTAGGCGGTGATTAATCAGGAACAGAAAGAGCCTTTGTTCCAACGCACACCCACCCAAGCCCAGAGCTGCACATTTTTCTTCGCCTCCGAGGGCTTCGTGGGCTGTATCTGTCCAGGTTTCAGGCAGCTGGGCTATATTGTGAAACGTTTAAGGCGTCCTTCTTGCAGGGCCATGCGTGCAGAGCTGCCGAATGGCCCCTAAATGCAGAGCAGGATTGATCTAGAGGGTGGGGGAGAAGCTTTGTGTGCGGGTGGCTGCATTGTTGAGAGGGTGAGAGGAAGCGGGTAGGGCGGTGGTCGGTGGCGCCCGGCAGCAGCTGCCGCCTTTGTGacaagagaaggaagcaggaCGGCCCAAGTCTTTGGGAGAGAGGCCACGGATAGAAAATGGAAACACTTCGTGCAACCTTGTCTcgattttaagaaattttactgGATTTTCTTCCCCTTAAACTTGAAATGGCTTCACTATTCTCTCCTTTTGATACGCTACAATTAACCCACGATGGTTAATTTCATTGTTCCCAGAGATTCGGCCTCCGAATTTGGTCCCCCGCGTTTTGAAATAATAAAGGGGGAGGTTCCCCCCCCCCTCCGAAAGAGGAAGGTCTTTAGCCCTGAATGAAAGCGGAAGGAGGCAAAGCGCGGTTTCAGGGTGCAGATGCAAAGGCAAAAGCGCAGTTCTGAGACCGGAGGGTGGGTGGCTCGCTCTCAACCTCCGTCTTGGCTTTGTACCTGCAGCTTCCTCTGCAACCATGTCTGACAAACCCGATATGGCTGAGATTGAGAAATTCGATAAGTCgaaattgaagaagacagaaACGCAAGAGAAAAATCCACTGCCTTCCAAAGAAAGTAAGCCCCCCCCTTCTTTAGAAAAGGCTGGGCGGGAGCGGCGGGGTGGGTAGGAGAggatgggaggggctgggagaagaattggggtggggggtagggagCGCGGGGGAGGAGCTGCCAGTTTTTTGATGAATGTGGCTTGGAAAGGTtaatttaaaagtgttttttgCACCCAACAAAAATAGGGCTCGAATAATTTAATAGAATGTTTAATATTACCATATTCATGTGCAAATCCTTTTATCTGTTAACGTGTTCTATTTAATAAGTATCTCACGATGGAATGCCGATTTATACGTGTAGAATTTTTATGCGAAGGAAGGATATTTTTAAACGGAAGTACAGTAATCCTATAGTAGGCTATACTGAATTCGCATAATCAGCCCCCtccatcttctctctttttcttttccggTCACAGCGATTGAACAGGAGAAGCAAGCAGGCGAGTCGTAATGAGACGTGCGCCGCCAATATGCACTGTACATTCCACAAGCATTGCCttcttattttacttcttttagctgtttaactttgtaagatgCAAAGAGGTTGGATCAAGTTGAAATGACTGTGCTGCCCCTTTTCACATCAAAAATGGTGAACTACTGACAACGAAGGCCGCGCCTGCCTCTCCCATCTGCCTGTCTGGCaggcagggaaggaaaagaaCTTGCATGTTGGTGAAGGAGGAAGCTGGGTGGGTCGACAGTGAAATCTAGAGTGAAATGCAAGGTGATCCAAGGTGTCCTGCAGGCTGTAAAATGCAGTTTAATCAgagtgccattttttttttttggttcaaatgattttaattattggaatgcacaatttttttaatatgcaaataaaaagttttaaaacctgGCTGGTGTGACAGTTTGGTCTCTGGAAGGGAGCGCCTTATTCAGATGAAACTTCGGAAAACGGCCAAGAGTGGGCTCACTGGGGAGCGATAGATGAAAAAGACATCTGGTAATCTGGGTAAATACTCAGACGACATGGAAATGGGTTTCATCCGGGTGTGTGGAATACCTTGTCTGTACTAGGTAATTGGGAATTCATTGTCTTAGGCCGAATGAATTCCTGGTATCTAGAGTTGAATGAAAACTTTGATAAGAACGTATTTGCAGTTCTTTTCAGGGGTTTGATAGGCCAGCACTGAATTTATTACATTTGATCAAGAAAATGAAGGCGGTGATAATTCACAGCACAGTGTTTACAGTGTCAAACAACCTGGGTTATTTAGCCAACTGCCAGTTGGCAGATGAGGACAAACTACTGCTTTATAAAAGGATTCAAGATGGGCTTCGTCTTTGTCTAATGGCTGGTTCCAATTAGGattcaatatttaaaattgtttttataaagTAAGTGTGCTTAGGATTAATGGATATGACAAAAGTTAATTCTCTTGGTTTAGATAATGAAGAGCTTTGGATTTAAAGGACACAAGCGGGAGAAAGATGACATTTGTGCTATTTAAACCCAGTAGGATTTAACTGGCTCACCTCCAGGGCTTAAGTCCTTGGTAACTTCCCTGTCCTTTGAAACACCTATTTTCACTGGCAGGTAAAAGCCAAGCCCCTGttggggggagtggggtgggtgtACTTAAAATGCAGAAAGGGAAATAAGATAcctggttttaaaataaaagggatGTCTTGTTTTTAGACAAACATCTTTAATGGATTCCTCTGCTCTTATATAGAAATGTGCAAGTATTTTTTCAAAAAGGTTTCAATTTATTAGTGGAAACAGCATCTAAGAATGGTAGTTTACCTAATAGCTCAGCAAAGCTAAGATTTACAATGCAAATATCCAAGActtcccctcacccctgccccaccaaaactgacttgtgaaaatacCCTTTTCGAAGAAGGGTAGGAGGGCAGATTGTCAGTGATTATTAAACCggttgatttcatttcctttgctcaACCCTTATTTTGAGAAATGCACAGGAAACCATTTACCTGTGGTTTGG
This Camelus bactrianus isolate YW-2024 breed Bactrian camel chromosome X, ASM4877302v1, whole genome shotgun sequence DNA region includes the following protein-coding sequences:
- the TMSB4X gene encoding thymosin beta-4, with the translated sequence MSDKPDMAEIEKFDKSKLKKTETQEKNPLPSKETIEQEKQAGES